From Lagopus muta isolate bLagMut1 chromosome 28, bLagMut1 primary, whole genome shotgun sequence, a single genomic window includes:
- the LOC125685598 gene encoding uncharacterized protein LOC125685598, whose amino-acid sequence MPLKEKKEKEKPCNDSCNPGQLGESVESLMKNIDVCRSVGLEIINRTKTVTLKEFRSYCFSGKIQTTLPFQIGPNSKGICAFAKTPYSLRGSVGIVVCKAGGFFLAITFSNPFDYILYKIEFALEIFTEENHLGILSDIFSKTMKSKPYCGSSLFQRAALGYEHGTLEVSNEYIRVQAKMSNNQKAILKVQVEDMNPPPYNKVM is encoded by the exons ATGCCactaaaggagaaaaaagaaaaggagaagccTTGCAATGACAGCTGTAACCCTGGGCAACTGGGGGAGAGTGTGGAGAGCCTGATGAAGAACATTGATGTGTGCCGCAGCGTGGGCCTGGAGATCATCAACAGGACCAAGACAGTGACACTGAAGGAGTTCAG GAGTTATTGCTTCAGTGGCAAGATCCAGACCACGCTGCCCTTTCAAATTGGCCCGAACTCCAAAGGAATATGTGCCTTTGCAAAAACTCCCTACAGCCTGCGAGGGAGCGTGGGCATTGTGGTCTGCAAGGCTGGTGGTTTCTTTTTGGCCATCACATTCTCCAACCCCTTTGACTACATCCTTTACAAAATTGAGTTTGCCTTGGAGATCTTCACAGAGGAGAACCACCTGGGAATCCTCAGTGATATCTTCTCCAAGACGATGAAGAGTAAACCATACTGCGGCTCCTCGCTCTTCCAGCGAGCCGCGCTGGGGTATGAGCATGGAACCCTGGAGGTCTCCAACGAGTACATTCGTGTTCAAGCCAAGATGTCCAACAACCAGAAAGCCATCCTGAAAGTCCAGGTTGAAGACATGAATCCACCACCCTACAACAAAGTCATGTGA